A window of Solanum stenotomum isolate F172 chromosome 3, ASM1918654v1, whole genome shotgun sequence contains these coding sequences:
- the LOC125858265 gene encoding formin-like protein 6 has translation MRAHPIYNFLLVLIVITTSSITAAAEHTQIQHLIDINPLTRRILHQPLFPSTSSSPPPPPQINSEPIFPTPDHPFFPEVPTVQTPDQPQQQIQPNGTPISRNNSIAPQQTNPTKKFAIAVSVGIVTLGMLSALGFYIYKHKTKHPDETQKLVSNHNTNSFQEESRMPPSNFLYIGTVEPSSSAAASQTQINQSIVANNSSPYRKLSPAKKSDRYRPSPELQPLPSLRNNPTFFTPPAIINSSDDDETKIYKPYNISSSSTSIMTRSNNSIPHSKRTSPRLSLSCSSPDIKRAIIVPSVKQTSPPSPPPPSQEVTLQQHKKPTLTYVPQRVKFSQPPPPPDMSRLKSPNNQLQETSKAPVPPPPPPPPPPLSTSRALGGKVGSRVSNSIEPPLLERSQRSSLSVKPQSSSPTPRSGYVVSEKRSHLEEQRREAIHDTDTTDESKPRLKPLHWDKVRATSEKATVWDQLKSSSFQLNEDMMESLFGCNSVNSVPNEVTKKSVRPTVEKENRVLDPKKSQNIAIMLRALNVTKDEVSESLLDGSAEGLGPELLESLVKMAPTKEEEIKLRDYNGDTSKLGSAERFLKAILDIPFAFKRVEAMLYRANFDAEVKDLRKSFQTLEEASQELKNSRLFFKLLEAVLRAGNRMNVGTNRGDARAFKLETLLKLIDIKGTDGKTTLLHFVVQEIIRSEGLSSDDNNLANLSNIKFKEEEFKKQGLQVVAGLSRELCNVKKAAGMDSDVLSGYVSKLEAGLVKVRSVLQYEKTGMEGNFFESMKVFLKEAEDGIVRIKAEERKALSMVKEVTEYFHGDAAKEEAHPLRIFLIVRDFLCILDSVCKDVGMMQDRTMVGAARSFRIATTASLPVLNRYNARQDRSWDDDSSSP, from the exons atgAGAGCTCATCCCATTTACAACTTTTTATTAGTACTAATTGTTATCACTACATCTTCTATTACAGCAGCAGCAGAACACACACAAATTCAACATCTCATTGACATTAATCCCTTAACCAGAAGAATTCTTCATCAACCCCTCTTTCCATCTACTTCATCATCCCCACCCCCTCCACCACAAATCAATTCTGAACCCATTTTCCCTACCCCAGATCACCCTTTTTTCCCAGAAGTCCCAACTGTACAAACCCCAGATCAACCCCAACAACAAATTCAACCAAATGGGACACCAATTTCAAGAAACAACTCAATTGCTCCTCAACAAACAAACCCAACCAAGAAATTTGCAATTGCAGTTTCTGTTGGAATTGTTACTCTTGGAATGCTATCTGCTTTGGGATTCTACATctacaaacacaaaacaaaacacCCAGATGAAACCCAAAAACTTGTTAGTAACCACAACACCAATAGTTTTCAAGAAGAATCAAGAATGCCACCTTCTAATTTTCTTTACATTGGTACTGTTGAACCATCATCATCAGCAGCAGCCTCACAAACCCAAATTAATCAATCCATTGTTGCTAATAATAGTTCCCCTTACAGGAAATTGAGTCCTGCTAAGAAATCAGATAGGTATAGACCAAGTCCAGAACTCCAACCACTTCCCTCATTGAGAAATAATCCTACATTTTTCACTCCTCCTGCCATAATAAATTCATCTGATGACGACGAAACCAAAATTTACAAACCATATAatattagtagtagtagtactaGCATAATGACAAGATCAAATAACTCGATTCCTCATTCAAAGAGAACATCCCCTAGATTGTCTCTTTCGTGTTCATCTCCTGATATAAAACGAGCGATAATTGTACCATCAGTTAAGCAAACTTCACCACCATCTCCTCCACCACCATCACAAGAAGTTACATTGCAGCAGCATAAGAAGCCAACACTAACTTATGTACCACAAAGAGTGAAATTCTCACAACCACCTCCTCCACCAGATATGTCCAGGCTCAAATCACCAAACAACCAATTACAAGAGACATCAAAAGCTCCAGTTCCCCCACCTCCTccaccacctccacctccactaTCAACCTCTCGAGCACTCGGAGGCAAAGTTGGCTCAAGG GTCTCCAATTCTATTGAGCCACCTCTGCTTGAACGATCACAAAGAAGTTCTTTATCTGTAAAGCCTCAATCAAGTAGTCCCACACCAAGATCAGGTTATGTTGTGAGTGAGAAGAGAAGTCATTTGGAAGAACAAAGAAGAGAAGCCATACATGATACCGACACTACGGATGAATCAAAGCCCAGGTTGAAGCCTTTACATTGGGACAAAGTACGAGCGACTTCTGAGAAAGCAACAGTGTGGGATCAATTGAAATCGAGCTCTTTCCA ATTAAATGAAGACATGATGGAGTCACTCTTTGGATGTAATTCTGTAAATTCAGTACCAAATGAAGTCACTAAGAAATCAGTCCGTCCTACGGTTGAGAAGGAAAACAGAGTTCTTGACCCGAAAAAATCACAGAACATTGCCATAATGTTGAGAGCATTGAATGTAACAAAGGATGAAGTCTCTGAATCCCTTTTAGATG GAAGTGCAGAAGGATTGGGGCCTGAACTTCTCGAGAGTTTGGTCAAGATGGCTCCAACAAAGGAAGAAGAGATAAAACTAAGAGATTACAATGGGGACACTTCAAAATTAGGGTCGGCAGAACGATTCCTCAAGGCTATTCTTGATATTCCATTTGCCTTCAAAAGAGTAGAAGCCATGCTGTATAGAGCAAATTTTGATGCTGAAGTAAAGGATTTGAGGAAGTCTTTCCAGACACTTGAG GAAGCAAGTCAAGAACTGAAGAACAGCAGACTATTCTTCAAACTCCTTGAAGCTGTTCTGAGAGCAGGAAACCGCATGAATGTTGGCACTAACCGCGGTGATGCAAGAGCTTTCAAACTCGAAACTCTTTTGAAATTAATAGATATAAAGGGAACAGATGGAAAGACAACCTTGCTTCACTTTGTGGTTCAGGAGATTATCAGATCAGAAGGGCTGAGTTCGGACGATAATAACCTTGCTAAtttatcaaatatcaaattcaaaGAGGAAGAATTCAAGAAGCAAGGGTTGCAGGTAGTTGCCGGATTAAGCAGAGAACTTTGCAATGTCAAAAAAGCAGCAGGAATGGACTCGGATGTCCTAAGTGGCTACGTATCGAAGCTTGAGGCAGGACTTGTTAAAGTTAGGTCGGTTTTGCAGTACGAAAAGACAGGAATGGAAGGGAACTTCTTTGAGTCAATGAAAGTATTTCTAAAGGAGGCAGAAGATGGTATTGTGAGGATCAAGGCGGAAGAAAGAAAAGCTTTGTCGATGGTCAAAGAGGTAACAGAATATTTCCATGGCGATGCTGCCAAAGAAGAAGCTCATCCTCTCAGAATATTTCTGATTGTAAGAGACTTCCTCTGCATATTGGATAGCGTGTGCAAAGATGTTGGAATGATGCAGGATAGAACAATGGTTGGTGCTGCTAGATCATTCAGAATAGCTACAACTGCATCATTACCAGTCTTAAACAGATACAATGCGAGACAAGATAGGAGTTGGGATGACGATAGCTCATCACCTTGA